TAGTCCTTGCATCCTTTTCCACCAACAACCGGCGGTGCTGGCGTCATTCCTCCGCCGTTAACCACTGCATGCTCCTCCAGCGACTGCACTTGCTTCTTGAGAAACTTAACGTAATGGATAGCCTCATCGAGCATCGATGCAGTATCCATCTTGGTTCCGCCAGGTACAAGGCGTTGAAGTATCCTAATCCGCTCGCTGATTCTCTCCCTCCTATGCCGAGCCGCCACGCTCTGTGGATCTTTAGAGATCCTCACGTTCTTCCTCTTAGGTGGCTTCACTGATTTTGGATCAATATGTATCGGTTGCATCACGGCTATTCGAAAGATCATCTCTCG
The nucleotide sequence above comes from Brassica napus cultivar Da-Ae chromosome A9, Da-Ae, whole genome shotgun sequence. Encoded proteins:
- the LOC106395693 gene encoding transcription factor HEC2-like, with protein sequence MDNSDILMNMMLTQMEKLPDHFSNPNLNPSSHNITMPSESNTYHPFFFNHNNHTHPPVLNPTITHHHQPGLNFRYAPSTSSFLPDKRGGGGDNADMAAMREMIFRIAVMQPIHIDPKSVKPPKRKNVRISKDPQSVAARHRRERISERIRILQRLVPGGTKMDTASMLDEAIHYVKFLKKQVQSLEEHAVVNGGGMTPAPPVVGGKGCKDYAI